From Geoalkalibacter sp.:
AGGGTTTGCGCCGCACCGCCTCGGTCAGCTGTCCGCCCTCTTCGTAGCCCACATAGCCTGGAGGCGCACCGATCAGGCGGCTCACGGCATGTTTTTCCATGTACTCGGACATGTCGATGCGCACCATGTTGTCTTCGCTGTCGAACAGGGTTTGCGCCAAAGCACGCGCCAACTCGGTCTTGCCCACACCGGTGGGGCCAAGAAAAATAAAGGAACCGATGGGGCGCCGCGGATCCTTGATGCCGGCGCGCGCTCGGATTACGGCGTCGGCAACCAGATTCACGGCTTCATCCTGACCAATGACGCGCTGGTGCAGAACCTCGTCGAGCTTGAGCAGTTTGTCTCGCTCGCCTTCGACCAGGCGCGTCACGGGAATCCCCGTCCAGCGCGAAACGATCTCGGCAATCTCTTCCTCGGTGACTTCCTCGCGCAGCAGGCGTGGTCCGGCCTGTTCGCCGCTCAATTGCGCCTCGCGCTCATGGAGCTCCTTCTCCAGTTGCGGCAGACGCCCGTGACGCAGCTCGGCCGCGCGATTGAGATCATACTCGCGCTCGGCCACGGTGATCTGCTGGCGCACTTTTTCGATTTCCTCGCGCAGCCCCTGCAACTTGCGGATGCCTTCCTTTTCCTGCTCCCACTGGGCGCGCAAAACGTCGCCCTGGTGGCGCAACTCGGCCAATTCGCGGCTCAGGGCGTCGAGGCGCGCGCGGCTCGCGGCATCCTTTTCCTTCTTGAGGGCCGCTTCCTCGATTTCGAGCTGCATGACGCGGCGCGTCACCTCGTCAAGCTCCTGGGGCAGGGAATCGATCTCCGTGCGGATGGTGGCGCAGGCCTCGTCCACCAGATCGATGGCCTTGTCGGGCAGGAAGCGGTCGCTGATGTAGCGGTGCGACAGAGTCGCCGCCGCCACCAGGGCGTTGTCGTGGATGGCCACGCCGTGGTGCACCTCGAAGCGCTCCTTGAGGCCGCGCAGGATGCTCACCGTGTCCTCCACCGTGGGCTGCTCGACCAGCACCGGCTGGAAGCGCCGCTCCAGGGCGGCGTCCTTTTCGATGTACTTACGGTACTCATCGAGGGTGGTGGCGCCGATGCAGTGCAGCTCGCCGCGCGCCAGCATGGGCTTGAGCATGTTGCCGGCATCCATGGAGCCTTCGGCCTTGCCGGCGCCGACGATGGTGTGCAGCTCGTCGATGAACAGCAGAATGCGCCCCTCGCTCTGACGGATTTCGTTGAGCACCGCCTTGAGCCGTTCCTCGAACTCGCCGCGATATTTGGCGCCGGCCACCAGGGCGCCCATGTCCAGGGCGAAAATGCTTTTGTCCTTGAGGCCCTCGGGCACGTCGCCGCGCACGATGCGATGGGCCAGCCCCTCGACGATGGCGGTCTTGCCGACGCCGGGCTCGCCGATGAGCACGGGGTTGTTCTTGGTCTTGCGCGAGAGGATGCGGATCACCCGGCGGATTTCGCCGTCGCGGCCGATCACCGGATCGAGCTTGCCCTTTTGCACCTCCTTGACCAGATCGCGGCCGTACTTGTCCAGCGCCTCGTAGGTGCCTTCCGGGTCGGGGCTGGTGACGCGCTGATGGCCGCGGATGGCGGTCAGGGCCTGCAGGATGCGGTCGCGGGTCAGATTGAACTGCTTGAACAGCCGCCCGGCCGCCGTGCCGCCTCCCTCCTCGGCCAAAGCGAGCAGAATGTGCTCGACGCTCACATAGTCGTCGCGCAGACGCTTGGCCTCTTCCTCGGCCTTGATCAAAAGGCGGTTGAAGCGCTGGGTGACGTAGATCTTGCCCGCCTCGACTCCCGGCCCCGAGACGCTCGGGCGTCGTTCCAGCTCGCGTCGCAGCTCTGCGCCGAAGGCCTGCGGATCAACGTCCATCTTCTGCAGCAGGCGCGGCACCAGACCGCCGCTCTGCTCGATGAGGGCGGCGAGCAGATGCTCGCCGTCGACCTCCACATGGCCGAGCTTGAGGGCCTGGTTCTGCGCGGACTGCAAGGCTTCCTGGGTTTTGACGGTCA
This genomic window contains:
- the clpB gene encoding ATP-dependent chaperone ClpB, which encodes MDINKLTVKTQEALQSAQNQALKLGHVEVDGEHLLAALIEQSGGLVPRLLQKMDVDPQAFGAELRRELERRPSVSGPGVEAGKIYVTQRFNRLLIKAEEEAKRLRDDYVSVEHILLALAEEGGGTAAGRLFKQFNLTRDRILQALTAIRGHQRVTSPDPEGTYEALDKYGRDLVKEVQKGKLDPVIGRDGEIRRVIRILSRKTKNNPVLIGEPGVGKTAIVEGLAHRIVRGDVPEGLKDKSIFALDMGALVAGAKYRGEFEERLKAVLNEIRQSEGRILLFIDELHTIVGAGKAEGSMDAGNMLKPMLARGELHCIGATTLDEYRKYIEKDAALERRFQPVLVEQPTVEDTVSILRGLKERFEVHHGVAIHDNALVAAATLSHRYISDRFLPDKAIDLVDEACATIRTEIDSLPQELDEVTRRVMQLEIEEAALKKEKDAASRARLDALSRELAELRHQGDVLRAQWEQEKEGIRKLQGLREEIEKVRQQITVAEREYDLNRAAELRHGRLPQLEKELHEREAQLSGEQAGPRLLREEVTEEEIAEIVSRWTGIPVTRLVEGERDKLLKLDEVLHQRVIGQDEAVNLVADAVIRARAGIKDPRRPIGSFIFLGPTGVGKTELARALAQTLFDSEDNMVRIDMSEYMEKHAVSRLIGAPPGYVGYEEGGQLTEAVRRKPYSVILFDEIEKAHQDVFNVLLQILDDGRVTDAQGRTVDFKNTVIIMTSNIGSHHLLDGVDAQGGIKEGARALVMKELRAHFRPEFLNRVDDLVLFKPLTLEEIKRIVDLQTEDLRKRLAGRRLSLELSEEARAYIAEAAYDPVYGARPLKRYLQHQLETRIGRALIAGDIRDGATIRIARGVEGLEVSHVNPPAED